In the bacterium SCSIO 12741 genome, CTATTGAAAAATACGGCTGGGATCTTGATTTGCACATTCAAACAACGAGCGTACACTACTCCAATCCTTCTGAATTTCGCTCCGATGTGACCACCAATGTGGGTAAACCTTTTCCGGTAATCGAATACAAGGAATTGTATGAGAGCGAGCCTGCCAAGGCCATTACCAAAATGACCAAAGACATTGAGAAAAACATGAAGGAGCACTATATCCAGATGGATGATAAATCGGATATAGAGCTGTTTGATCAATGGGCCACCATCGCTCGTAGCGAAACCCCATCCTCGGTGGTTCCGTGGAGACAATTAAACAACAAACGATTTGATCGGGAAAAGGCCATAAGCGACAAGCTCAACGACATAAGAGCAAACGACCCGGATTCACTGGAGCCCCTCAAAACTCAGGCTTCCAAGTATTTTGATAGGTTAAAAGGATTAAACCTGCGTGACCGGGATTTGAGCCGTAGCCGTAAAAGCTTAGCTCCAGGCACCTTATTTCTAATTCTTGGACTTCCTTTATTTATCGTTGGCTATTTGCTCAACATTGTTCAATTTACCGTAGCCGATAACAAAGCCAAAAAAGCCAAAGAGGTCATCTTTAAAAATTCCACACGATTGGTTTTCACCATGCTGATGAATTTGGGGGTGGTGTTCATCCTATTCTTAGGCCTATTAATTGCGGGAAACATTTGGATGGCGATTGGCGGTGTGGTGGCATTTTGGTTGCTGGCTTGGTACACGATTAACTACCGCGAGTATTTAAGAGATACCAACTACGCCTTCCGCTACCATTCGGTAAAGGGCAAAAAATCGAAAGAAATGGAAGAGTTGACCCAGGAACGCCAGGCCATTCTTGATCTTATTCCAGGACTCTAACGAATCACGACCTCTTCAATCACTTCTGATCCGGCGAATCCGTTAACCTTTTGAACGATCAAATCTTTTCCGTAGGACAACTCTTGTTTTAGCACCGCTGAGTCCATTTGCAGGTACAATGTTTTTCCACGGATTTCCAGTTTTCGGGTATGACGGCTGATCATTTTGCCCATCAGTTCTTCCCAATGCTGACGAAGATCCACTTCCTGCAAGCGATCATCCAGTTGATATTGTTTCATTAGCTGCTTGAGCAGCGCTTTCATATCATATTGATTTTTCTCGCTCATAATCTTTGATCTGTCCCTTCTCAACTTGCAACAGCTGAAAGGGTTTACCAATACGTTTTAGGATGGGTTCCATTCTTCCCAATTCCGTATCAGTGATGAAAATTTGTCCAAAATCATTACCACTCACCAATTTGACCAAGGCCTCTACCCGATTGGCGTCCAGCTTGTCAAAAATGTCATCGAGCAGCAACAAAGGCATTGTTCCTTTTTTCTGACGGATAAATTCAAATTGCGCCAGTTTTAAAGCCACCAAATAGGTTTTCTGTTGACCTTGTGATCCCATTTTTTTCAAGGGACGATCAGCCAGGGTAAAAGTTAAGTCCTCTTTATGGATACCTTGTGTGGTATACCTCATTTGACGATCCTTATCCAAGGACAATTGCAACAACTCTAATAAGGAATGATCCTTCATTCCAGTAGAATACTCCAGGTTAATACTCTCTCGATCTCCGGAAATAAGGGAATAGAACCGCTGAAAACAAGGAATAAACTCTTGCAAGAAAGATTCCCGGGTTTCATGAATGGGGGCTCCCAATTCCTGTAGCTTTTCATCCCAAATCTGAAGGGCGTCCGCATCAAAGAATCGATTTTCGTAAAATGACTTCAGGAGTGAATTTCGCTGAGTCAAAGCACGCTGGTAGTTCAAAAGGCGATCCAGGTAAAGATGATCAAATTGGGCAATCACTCCATCCATGAACCGTCTACGCACTTCCGAACCTTCCGATATTAATTGACTATCGGAAGGAGAAACCATCACCAGGGGAATTTCTCCAATGTGATCAGCCAGCTTCTCATATTCCTTTTTATTGCGCTTAAACTGCTTCTTCTGCCCTTTTTTAATCCCGCAGAACACCTTCGACTCTTTCCCTTTTTTTTCAAAGGTTCCTTGAATAACAAAGAAGTCTTGATCTATTTTAATATTCTGACTATCAACCGGATTAAAAAAGCTTTTGCAAAAGGCCAGGTAGTAAATGGCATCCAACAAATTCGTCTTCCCCTGCCCATTGTTACCAATGAAACAATTCACATTATCGTTGAGGCTTAATTCTGCCTCCTCGTAATTTTTGAAATTGACCAGGGAAAGGTTTTTGAGAATCATGCTAACTGTATTCGAGGCAAATTTAGAGCCCACTGAGTTAAGATATGAGCATTTAACCGTTTATATTTTTCCCCGTCTTACTAACAAAGGCTGTTGATGATAGGGTAAAAAAAGTATATTTGCAGCTTCAAAAAAATGCCCAATGTCTAAAAAGAATCACGAAGAAAAGGACGAAGTAATTGTTGATATAGGCGGCACCTACAACCAGGTGGAGCAATTTATCGAAAAGAACAAGAACGTCATGGTTGGCGGTCTGGTAGCTATTGCCCTTGTTATCGGTGGCTTCTTTGCCTACAACTCATTTTATCTGGAACCTCTTCAAGAAGAGGCTTCTAACGAAATCTGGAGAGCCCAGCAATATGAGCGCTCTGACTCTTTGGAGCAAGCACTCTATGGAGACGGCATGTACATGGGCTTTGAAGGTATCTCTGATGACTTCGGTGCTACCAACACCGGAAAATTGGCCAACTATCAAATGGGCTTGGTTTACATGAGACAAGGAGAATACCAATTGGCTATCGATGCTATGGATGATTTCAAATCAGACGATGTCATGGCCTCTGCTATCGCTCTTGGCGTTCAGGGAGATGCTTACATGCAATTGGATGATCCTGATATGGCTCTTTCTAAGTACATCGCTGCTGCTCGTCGCAGTCCTAACAACTTTACCACTCCTATCTTCTTGAAGAAAGCTGGAGAAGTTGCCGAGGCCTTGGGAGACTACAGCCAGGCGGTTAGTCTTTACGAGGAAATCGAAAAAGACTACAAAGACACTCAGGAAGGTAAATCCATCGAGAAATTCTTGTACCGCGCCAAGACTCGTGCGGCAAACAACGGCTAAGCCCTATGGCTACGGCACTCAAAAACCTTTCGGATTACGATCCTCAATCTGTACCTAATGCTTCTGGCATGAAGTTCGGTGTGGTGGTTTCAGAATGGAATCAAAACATCACTTTTGCCTTGGCTAAAGGCGCAGTAGACACACTCCTTAATTGCGGAGCCAAAGAAGAAAACATTCTTCAGCATTTCGTACCTGGCAGTTTTGAACTACCCTTGGGAGCTCAATGGATGCTTGAACAAACAGATGTGGATGCGGTAATCTGCATTGGAAGCGTTATCCGTGGCGAAACAGAACACTTCACCTTTGTTTGTGAAGCTACTTCTCAAGGCGTTAAAGACGTTTCCCTCAAATACGGAAAACCTGTCATTTTCGGAGTTCTTACCGACGATACCCTTCAACAATCCATCGATCGCTCCGGCGGTAAACATGGAAACAAAGGCGATGAAGCTGCCATCACAGCCATTAAGATGGCGGCGTTGAAAGCTAGCCTTTAACAATTTCGAATTCTGAATTCTGAATTTTGATTTGCTCCTTAGAGCATTCTTGACTTGGATTAATAATGGACTAATATTTCCGAGCCGATCTCAAATAGGGAGGTGGAACATCTTTCCAGATGTTATAATTTTCAAATTTCCAACCCGGCAATATCGGATCTAAATTCCAACTCCTCTACCCTCTTTTCGGGCTGCGTCCTTCCAAAATGGCGGCGATGTCTGGACGAAAATACTGATCGCTTTTCATCACTTTTCCATCTTCCCGATAAATCGGTTCTCCATTCGCATCCAACTTGGATAAATTGCTTTGCTGGATCTCATGATACACTTCTTCGATCTTGTGCTGCAATCCGTGAGTAATGATTGTTCCACACAAGATGTAAAGCATATCTCCCAAGGCATCAGCCACTTCCACAAGGTCACCCGATTTTGCAGCTTGAAGGTATTCCTCATTTTCCTCGGCCATCAATTTGTGTCTCAAATCAATGATCGATTCTTTTAAATCCACGGTAGGCGTTTCTGAATAACCCACTCGAAATGATTCGTGAAAGGTTTTAACGTATTCAATTGTCTCCTGAAGGCTTAATGGACTTTTCATTTTAATTTTTTTTAACATCGGGAAGCCGCTAAAATAGGGCGTTTTGGCACATTTTCGAGTCTCTGATGCTTAACTTTAATTAACAGCGGAATAATTAGCAAACCCTTGTCAAATAAGGACTTTTGTAGTGCAGACACCCCCATATTGTTAAAAGAAAAAATATGAGTGAAATTCAGTCCCCGGTAACGTCGTCTGAATCGACCGACATTCGAGCGATAAACGAGAAAATTCAACAAGAAAGTTCCTTCGTGGATTTGATCCACATGGAAATGTCCAAAGTCATTGTTGGGCAAAGTCACATGGTAGAAAGCCTCCTTATCGGGTTGCTATCCGATGGACACATCCTGTTGGAAGGAGTACCAGGGCTGGCCAAAACCTTAGCCATTAATTCACTTTCTCAAACGGTGGATGCCGAATTTAGCCGTATCCAGTTTACACCGGACTTGCTACCGGCTGACGTTTTGGGAACCCAGATATACAGCCAAAAGAACGAAGAGTTTACGGTTAAAAAAGGGCCTATCTTCGCCAATTTCATTTTGGCGGATGAGATTAACCGAGCCCCGGCTAAAGTGCAGTCTGCCCTTTTAGAGGCCATGCAGGAACGTCAAGTTACCATTGGTGAAGAAACATTTAAACTGCCTGGTCCATTTCTGGTGATGGCTACCCAAAACCCGGTAGAGCAAGAAGGAACTTATCCTCTTCCAGAAGCCCAGGTTGACCGTTTTATGTTGAAGGTCGTTCTGGATTATCCGAAGAAGGAAGAAGAAAAGCTAATTATCCGTCACAACCTTTCCAAAGCAGGAATGGCACGTCCAAATACGATTCTGAAACCAGAAGACATCGAACGGGCCAAGCAGATTGTGAAGGAAGTCTACCTGGATGAAAAAATTGAGCAATACGTGGTCGACATTGTATTCGCTACTCGTAACCCCGGAGCTTATGGCATGAGCAACTTCGATTCGCTCATCAGTTTTGGTGGGTCGCCACGTGCCAGCATTAGTTTGGCTAAGGCAGCCAAAGCTTACGCTTTCATTAAGCGCCGTGGTTATGTAATTCCTGAAGATGTGAGAGCCGTTTGCCACGACGTATTGCGCCATCGAATTGGCCTATCATACGAAGCGGAGGCAGAAAACATCACCAGTGAAGATATTATCACCGAGATTCTAAACCGGGTTGAGATTCCTTAATCCACCCGATTTTAATAAAGGCAAAACCTGGTAAATTATTAAGTCTGCATCCGCAATGGATACAACGGAGCTATTAAAAAAAGTCAGAAAAATTGAGATCAAAACACGTGGTCTCACCTCGCAGTTGTTTGCTGGAGAATACCACTCGGCATTCAAAGGCTCGGGTATGGCTTTTAGCGAAGTGCGGGAATACAACCGTGGCGATGAGATCCGTAAAATTGACTGGAACGTAACGGCTCGTTTTAATCACCCTTTCATCAAAATATTTGAAGAAGAACGTGAGCTAACGGTTATGCTCTTGGTGGATGTTTCGGGTTCCGAACAATTTGGAACCCAAACGCAATTGAAACGAGAGCTAATCACTGAAATGTGTGCCGTACTCTCCTTCTCTGCCATTCAAAACAACGACAAGATTGGAGTCATTTTCTTCAGCGACAAAATCGAGAAGTTTATTCCTCCCAAAAAAGGAAAAAGCCATATCCTTCGAATCATTCGAGAGCTTTTGACCTTTGAGCCTGAAAGCAAAGGCACCAATATTTCTGAAGCCTTGCGCTACCTTACCCAGGCCATTAAGAAAAAGAGTACGGTATTCTTACTATCCGACTTTTTGGACAAAGACTACGAACACGCTCTCAAAATCGCGAATCGGAAACACGATCTCATTAGCCTTCGCATTTATGACCGTTGGTTTTATGAGTTGCCGGATTTAGGAGCTATTCCCCTACTCGATCGGGAGAGCGGACAGATAAAACTCGTGGACACTTCCAGCAAAAAAGTCCGTCAACGATACGAACAGGAAAATCAGGAATGGACCGAGGCTTTGGAAGAACAGTTTAAGCGGGCTGGAATTGACTTTACCCATATCGGAACGCATGAATCCTATGTTAAACCCCTTATGACCCTTTTCAAAAAGAGAGAGGGCAGACGATGAGCAGCCGATTTCTACATAGCGGACTCCTTTTCACCTTGCTCCTATGGGCCAGTGGAGTATTTGCACAACAAGCGAGCTTAGAAGTCAAACTGGATACTGGGCTCATTGCTATTGGCGAGCAAATTCAGTTGACTCTTGATATTCGAGCTCCCAAAGATGCTCGTGTAGAATGGCCTGAATGGAAAGACACCCTGGTAGGAAAAATTGAGATTCTCGAAGCTTCCAACCCAGATACGGTTTACAACGCAGGATTAAAAACCGTGACACAGCAATTGACCTTAACCGGCTTTGATTCTGGCCTTTTTGTCGTTCCTCCTGTTGTCGCATTTGTTGATGATATTGCTGTAAAATCGCGTCCTTTTTTGATTCAAGTAGTTACTTATCAAATTGATACCATCAAAGGGATCAACGACATCAAACGAGTGCAAGAAGCTGATTTTGGTTGGCGCGATGCACTTGAAGTTTTTTGGCCAGTTGGAGTGGCCTTGGTTGGTTTAGGGGTAATTGGATTTATCATGGTATGGCTGGGTCGTCACCGCAAAAGAAAAGTGGTGGTGAAGGAAAAGCCCAAGGTTATTCCACATGCCCATGCCCTGCGCCGATTAGAAGAATTGCAGCAACAACAGCTCTGGCAAAGTGGTCAGGTGAAAGAATACCATGCCTCATTTTCTGAGATTATACGGGAATACATCGAGAATCAATTTGGAATTCTCGCCTTGGAGCAAACCACCGATGAAATCATGCAACAATTGAGGGTAGTGAATATAGACCCATTACTCAAAGAAGAATTGCAGCGCCAGTTGATGCTATCCGATTTGGTCAAATTTGCCAAGCATCTTCCCTTACCTGTTGAGAACGAACGTATCCTCCGTTTTTCCTTTCAGTTTGTAGAACAGACGATTCCCAACGAAAAAGAAGAGGAAAAAGTGGCTGAACCTGAATCAGAAGGAGGTAAGTCATGAGCGGAATAGACTTAGCAAACATCCACTGGCTGTGGGCATTAGGACTTATCCCCCTACTCGCACTTTACTACTTTTGGCGCAATCCGAATAACCGGGCGACGGTATCCGTACCCACCTTTGGATCGCTGGCTAATTCAGGTTTCTCCCTCAAAGAATGGACCTATCATGGCCTTATCGTCTTTAGACTAATTGCTTTGGGTTTAATCATCTTCGTACTGGCCCGCCCCCAATCCTCCTCCTCCTGGGAAGATGTGAACACGGAAGGAATCGACATTGTGGTTTGCCTGGATATCTCAGGTAGTATGTTGGCCGAAGATTTTGAGCCCAATAGATTGGAAGCTTCCAAAGAAGTAGCTAAAGAGTTCATTGAAGGTCGACCTAATGACCGTATTGGTTTAGTGGTGTATGCAGGCGAAAGCTTTACCCAGTGTCCTTTAACCACAGATCATACCGTGGTCAAAAATCTATTTCAGGAGGTTCAGTTTGGCCAAATTCAAGACGGAACCGCTATCGGAATGGGATTGGCTACAGCGGTTAATCGACTAAAGAAGAGCGATGCAAAAAGTAAGGTAATCATCCTGCTAACGGATGGTCAAAATACCACAGGAGCCATTTCTCCAGTCACAGCAGCCGACATTGCCAAAACCTATGGAATTCGGGTCTACACCATTGGTGTTGGAACGAATGGTCAAGCTCCATTTCCCGTCGAAACTCCATTTGGCCGCCAGTACCGCCACATGGATGTTAAAATTGATGAAGAAACCCTGACCTCTATTGCCGACCTCACCGATGGACAGTACTTTCGTGCCACAGACAACGATAAGCTGGCCGAAGTGTATCGGGAGATCGATAAACTGGAAAAATCAAAAACAGAAGTCACCGAATACCGTAAGAAAGCGGAAGAGTTTTTCCCCTATCTGTTGGCAGCTGTTTTGTTGTTGGGATTGGAATATTTAATTAGAAACACCTACTTAAGGGCTCTGGTATAACAATGTATCGCTTAGAAAATCCGGATTGGTTGTGGGCGCTGGCAGCGCTTCCCGTGTTTGCTGTGCTTTACCTGGCGTATGAGCGTTGGAGAAAGCAAAAGCTACGCAAGGCCATGGATGCTCATCTGGTGGAACACCTTATTCCTCTGATGCCCAAGCATAAGTTAATGACCAAGTTTCTCTTGTTTTCGGCTGCTTTTTTCTTTTTGGTTATTGGCTTGGCCAATCCTCAAATTGGTTCGAAGTTGGAAGAAGTAAAACGAGAAGGTATTGACCTGATTATAGCCATTGACCTTTCCAACAGTATGCTGGCGGAAGACTTGAGCCCAAACAGACTGGATAGAGCCAAAATGGCCGTGATCCAACTCATGGACCAACTTCATAGCGATCGTATCGGATTGGTCGTTTTTGGAGGAACGGCTTACACTCAAATTCCGCTAACAACGGACTATTCTGCCGCCAAAATGATGCTGAAGACCTTATCCACTGATGACATTCCCACTCAGGGCACAGCTATTGGTGCGGCGATAAACCAAGCCGTTAAGGGATTTGATAGCCAGAGTAAGGCCGGAAAAGCCGTTGTGGTTATCACCGATGGAGAGAATCACGAAGACGATGCCGAATCCGCAGCCAGGGCTGCAGCCGAACAAGATATTAAGGTATTTACAGTAGGAATGGGTTCGGTGAGTGGTCAGCCCATCCCCTTGTACAAAAACGGTCGTCGATTAGGTTACCGCAAAGATCGCGAAGGAAACAGCATTGTAACCCGGTTAAATGAACCCATGCTGCAGCAAATTGCAGCGGCGGGTAACGGTACCTATATTCACGCCACCAATGCTGATGCTGGATTGGATCGGGTGTTTGAAGAACTAAATAGCCTGGAAACGGCTGAATACGGCACCAAATCTTTTACCGATTATGAAGATCGTTTTCAGTATTTCGTAGCCACGGGCTTACTCCTGCTGTTGATTGAATTTTTTGTTAGCGATAAACGAAATCAGTGGTTAAAAGATTTAAAGCTATTTGAAGCCAAGAGCAAACTATGAAATGGTCCTTATCCCATATCACTTTGGTTTTTGTTCTCCCCATAGGGGCCTGGGCTCAGAATGCGAATCTGAATGTATATCTCGGTAATCGCATTTATGAAACCGGAAACTTTGGAGCAGCTGAAAAACTGTACCTCGATGCTTTAACCACAGACGTGAATAATAATCAAGCTCAATTCAATCTGGGTAATTCCTACTTTCGCCAGGACAAAAAAGACGAGGCAGAGAAGGTTTTCAGAAAAATGGCTTACAACGAAGAATTGACGGATACACTGAGGGCAAAGGCCTTTCATAACTTGGGCAACATCTTTCTGACTCAAAAAGAGCCTAAAATTGAAGAAGCCATTGAAGCCTACAAAAGCTCATTGCGACTAAATCCAAAAGACAACGAAACACGCTACAACCTGGCAGTAGCCCAAAAATTGCTGGACGCTCAACCTCCTCAAGAACAGCAGCAAAATCAAGATCAACAAAACCAGGATCAGCAGAACCAGGATCAGCAAAATCAAGACCAGCAGGATCAGGAAAATCAGGACCAACAAAACCAAGAGAATAAATCCGATAAGGAGAAGGAAAATCAAGATCAGGAAAACTCTGACAAATCGGAAGGAGATAAGAATAAGGACGAACAAAAAGACGAACCTCAAAATGGCGAAGGGCAAGAGCCTAAAATGTCAAAAGAGGATGCTGAACGACTGCTCGAAATGATGGAAAACGAAGAAGAGCAAGTTCAGGACAAACTGAAAAAGAAGAAAGTAAAGGTTAAGCAAAACTCCATTGAAAAAGACTGGTAAATGCCGATTTTACTAAAACATATCACTTACTTGTTCTTGATCCTGGGATGCACCCAATTGGGATGGGCTCAAACATTTACAACCACCGTTAGTAGTAGCAAGGTCGGTGTTGGTAAACAGTTTAAGCTTACATACACCCTTGACAGACAGGGAACCAATTTCAGAGCTCCAGCGCTAAAGAATTTCCGAGTTTTGAGTGGGCCGAATCAAGCCCATAACATGTCGGTATACAATGGACAAATGACCCAAACGCTGTCTGTCTCCTATGTATTGGCCCCTATTAAAGTGGGAACTTATACTATTCCTGGAGCCGAGATAACCGCCGATGGTAAGAAAGTAAAGGCTAACAGTGTAAAAGTACAAGTCGTAAAGGGCGCGCCTAAATCGCAGGAAGCAGGTGCCAATGAAAAGGCTCAGCTGCAAGAAATAAAGGACAACGTTTTCATCCGATTGGTGGCCAACAAAACCAAGTTGTATCAAGGGGAACACCTGGTGGCTACTTACAAAATATACACCCGGGCGTCTATCGTTGATTACTCACAAGATCAGGTTCCGGCCTTTAATGGGTTTTATACCCAGGAAATTGAATCTCAACAGCACGGATCTCTTCGTCCAGAAGTATACAAAGGGGTGCGTTACAATGCGGCAGTCCTGAGGCAAGTATTGCTATCTCCCCAACGTACGGGAAAGTTGACCTTGGATCCATACAGCATGAACATGGTGATTCGGGTACGCGAAAACCGACGTCCTCAATCCGTTTACGATCAGTTCTTCGGTTCTTTTAAAGATATCCCTTACAAAGCCGTTAGTAACACCGTAGATATTGAAGTGCTGCCCCTCCCCTCTGCTGGCAAACCAGCCGACTTCTCGGGAGCCGTGGGTCATTACATTTTCTCGGCAAATTTGGATAAAACCGAGGTTGAAGCCAATGAAGCCATTAATTTGAAAGTGACCATTTCCGGGAAAGGAAATATCAAACTTTTAAAGAAGCCTGAGATCTCCTTCCCTACTGATTTTGAGGTATATGATCCCAAAATTAATACCCAGGCCAAAACTTCTGCCAACGGCACACAGGGAACCAAGACTTTTGAATACCTGATTATACCCCGTCATGCCGGAGAGTTTAAAATACCGGCGATCGCCTTCAACTACTTTGATCCCAAAACGGGTAAATATGTGAAATCGGGTTCTGAAGAATTTACGGTAAAAGTGAATCGGGGTTCAGGAGACGCTGGACAGGCCTCCGCTTATCAACCGGTGAGCAAAAAAGATGTAACCCTCCTGGGACAGGATATTCGCTACATCAAAGTTGGCTCAGGCAAGCTTAAAGAGCAAGATCAATTTTTCGTTGGATCGGCACTCTATTACCTGCTACTACTTATTCCTTCTGTGTTGTTTATGCTTCTCTTGGTGGTAAGACGAAGACTTCGCGAACAGCAAGCTGACGCCGTTGGAATGCGAAGAAAACGTGCTACACGAGTGGCCGAGAAAAGATTGGCACAAGCCAAAAAACATTTGGACGCCAGCGAGAAGAACGCTTTTTACGAAGAGGTTTTCCGATCGCTCTACGGTTACCTGTCCGATAAATTCTCGATTTCCCTATCCGAACTGAACAAAGACAAACTCAAAGAAGTATTGCTGGCTCAAGGTTTTGAGGAAGCCGGAATAAACGAACTATTTGGCCTTTTAGACAATTGCGAAATGGCACGTTATGCTCCTGTTGCCCACATTCAGGAACAACAGGTTTATGAAGAAGCTACACGGTTTATTAATCAAATTGAAGGAGGTAAAAGATGAGAATAATCGCACTCACCTTAGGAATAATTGCCGGACTTCAATTTACCGGATGGGCGCTGGAAGACAACGCTGCTCGATATGACAACCTCTTTCAAATGGCTAATGAGGCCTACGAGCAAGGAGAATACGACACAGCTGTGAGTTTGTATTCGCAAGTGGTTAATGCCGGCTATTCCTCCGCTCGATTGTACTACAATTTGGGTAACGCATTTTTTAAAAGTGAACAATTGGCCCCGGCCATTTTGTACTATGAAAAAGCCGCAAAATTAGCGCCTGCCGATGGTGATATCCGATTCAATTTGGAAATGGCCAACAGCCAGATTTACGACAAAATTGAGTCCGTACCGACTCCATTTCTGGAACAATCGTGGAGTTTTTTCCGCAATTTGCTTTCCGCTCGAGGCTGGGGAGTACTCACATTAATCTGTTTTACCGGATTTTTGGCACTCTTAGCCTTCTACTTAATTACCCCTGGAGTAAGCTTAAAACGGATTTCCTTTTTTGGCTTCATGGTACTTCTTTTCCTTGCTATCATTGGGTTTGTAGCAGGTCAATCAGCTCGAAACTACATCCTGTCTAAAGATCAGGCCATTGTATTTTCACCCTCTCTCAATGTAAAAGCAGAACCTAAGAACAGTTCCGCCGATTTGTTTGTTATTCATGAAGGAACAAAAGTGTCCGTTTTGGAGCAAAATATTAGCTGGAGTCGTGTAGCTTTGCCGAACGGAAATGAGGGGTGGGTACCAACCGATGAAATAGAACCTTTTTAGGTGCGCTTTTGCACGCTGGAAGACCATCTGTCTCATCGTTTTTTGTTAACTTACAAAGCAGAATATGTTGAAAATGTTGAACGATATAAAAGAGATCCGAATTGAAAAAACCAACCAAACTCGTATCGGAGAATTTGATGAAAACAATCTGAAATTTGGACGAGAGTTTACCGATCATATGTTCGTTGCCGATTACCACGATGGTGAATGGCAGGACGCTCGAATCATACCTTACCAAAACCTAAGTTTAAGCCCAGCTACCTCATTTATCCATTACGGACAATCCATTTTTGAAGGCCTTAAGGCTCATAAATCCGAGAATGGAGAAATTCTGGTTTTTCGCCCAGATGCGAACTGGAAAAGAATGAACGAATCCGCACATCGCATGTGCATGGCTCAACTACCACGTGAGTTGTTTATGGATTCCATCATCAAGTTATTGCAATTGGATAGCGCCTGGATGCCTTCAGCTAAAGGGACATCGATGTATATCCGTCCATTTATGTTTGCTACCGAACCCTTTCTTGGGGTTAAGCCTTCTCCTTCTTACCGTTTTATGGTGATTCTCTCTCCTTCTGGTTCCTACTACTCAGAGCCTGTTCGGGTAAAAATTGAGAAGCACTATGCACGTGCTATGGAAGGTGGTGTTGGTAGTGCCAAAACCTCTGGAAATTACGCAGCTTCCCTCTACCCTGCTCTACAAGGCATGAAAGAAGGTTACGATCAACTGATCTGGACCGACGCCAAGGATCATGAGCGTATTGAAGAGGCTGGAACGATGAACATCATGTTTGTTGTAGATGGCAAGGTAATCACACCTAAGCCCTCCACTTCTATCCTGGATGGAATTACCCGTCAAAGTGTGGTTCAAATTGCCCGTGACTGGGGATATGAAGTAGAACAACGCACCATTTACGTTAAGGAAATCTTAGAGGCCATTCAAAATGGAACCCTAACGGAAGCCTTTGGTGTAGGTACGGCTGCCACGATTGCCCCTATCAAAACCATAGGAATCGATGGTGTGGATTATGATCTTAATCCGGTAGACAACCGTCCTTTCTCTCAAAAAATGGGCGCTTACCTATCTGACTATAAGCACGGCAAAGTGGACGATGAG is a window encoding:
- a CDS encoding DUF58 domain-containing protein; the protein is MDTTELLKKVRKIEIKTRGLTSQLFAGEYHSAFKGSGMAFSEVREYNRGDEIRKIDWNVTARFNHPFIKIFEEERELTVMLLVDVSGSEQFGTQTQLKRELITEMCAVLSFSAIQNNDKIGVIFFSDKIEKFIPPKKGKSHILRIIRELLTFEPESKGTNISEALRYLTQAIKKKSTVFLLSDFLDKDYEHALKIANRKHDLISLRIYDRWFYELPDLGAIPLLDRESGQIKLVDTSSKKVRQRYEQENQEWTEALEEQFKRAGIDFTHIGTHESYVKPLMTLFKKREGRR
- a CDS encoding VWA domain-containing protein, with the translated sequence MSGIDLANIHWLWALGLIPLLALYYFWRNPNNRATVSVPTFGSLANSGFSLKEWTYHGLIVFRLIALGLIIFVLARPQSSSSWEDVNTEGIDIVVCLDISGSMLAEDFEPNRLEASKEVAKEFIEGRPNDRIGLVVYAGESFTQCPLTTDHTVVKNLFQEVQFGQIQDGTAIGMGLATAVNRLKKSDAKSKVIILLTDGQNTTGAISPVTAADIAKTYGIRVYTIGVGTNGQAPFPVETPFGRQYRHMDVKIDEETLTSIADLTDGQYFRATDNDKLAEVYREIDKLEKSKTEVTEYRKKAEEFFPYLLAAVLLLGLEYLIRNTYLRALV
- a CDS encoding VWA domain-containing protein translates to MYRLENPDWLWALAALPVFAVLYLAYERWRKQKLRKAMDAHLVEHLIPLMPKHKLMTKFLLFSAAFFFLVIGLANPQIGSKLEEVKREGIDLIIAIDLSNSMLAEDLSPNRLDRAKMAVIQLMDQLHSDRIGLVVFGGTAYTQIPLTTDYSAAKMMLKTLSTDDIPTQGTAIGAAINQAVKGFDSQSKAGKAVVVITDGENHEDDAESAARAAAEQDIKVFTVGMGSVSGQPIPLYKNGRRLGYRKDREGNSIVTRLNEPMLQQIAAAGNGTYIHATNADAGLDRVFEELNSLETAEYGTKSFTDYEDRFQYFVATGLLLLLIEFFVSDKRNQWLKDLKLFEAKSKL
- a CDS encoding tetratricopeptide repeat protein, translating into MKWSLSHITLVFVLPIGAWAQNANLNVYLGNRIYETGNFGAAEKLYLDALTTDVNNNQAQFNLGNSYFRQDKKDEAEKVFRKMAYNEELTDTLRAKAFHNLGNIFLTQKEPKIEEAIEAYKSSLRLNPKDNETRYNLAVAQKLLDAQPPQEQQQNQDQQNQDQQNQDQQNQDQQDQENQDQQNQENKSDKEKENQDQENSDKSEGDKNKDEQKDEPQNGEGQEPKMSKEDAERLLEMMENEEEQVQDKLKKKKVKVKQNSIEKDW
- a CDS encoding protein BatD, which translates into the protein MPILLKHITYLFLILGCTQLGWAQTFTTTVSSSKVGVGKQFKLTYTLDRQGTNFRAPALKNFRVLSGPNQAHNMSVYNGQMTQTLSVSYVLAPIKVGTYTIPGAEITADGKKVKANSVKVQVVKGAPKSQEAGANEKAQLQEIKDNVFIRLVANKTKLYQGEHLVATYKIYTRASIVDYSQDQVPAFNGFYTQEIESQQHGSLRPEVYKGVRYNAAVLRQVLLSPQRTGKLTLDPYSMNMVIRVRENRRPQSVYDQFFGSFKDIPYKAVSNTVDIEVLPLPSAGKPADFSGAVGHYIFSANLDKTEVEANEAINLKVTISGKGNIKLLKKPEISFPTDFEVYDPKINTQAKTSANGTQGTKTFEYLIIPRHAGEFKIPAIAFNYFDPKTGKYVKSGSEEFTVKVNRGSGDAGQASAYQPVSKKDVTLLGQDIRYIKVGSGKLKEQDQFFVGSALYYLLLLIPSVLFMLLLVVRRRLREQQADAVGMRRKRATRVAEKRLAQAKKHLDASEKNAFYEEVFRSLYGYLSDKFSISLSELNKDKLKEVLLAQGFEEAGINELFGLLDNCEMARYAPVAHIQEQQVYEEATRFINQIEGGKR